The DNA region TTAGCATGCTTCCAAAACTTGTAAAGACTGACAAGTCTGCTCCACCTGAAATACTGACCTTTTTCGGGGACGATTCTTTTTCTAACAGCTCATCGTTGAGCACTATTTTTACTTTATCATCATTTGGGGAATGATCGATCATCATTTTCTCTTGGTGTAAAAAGTCAGGCAGCTCTTGGACAACTACCTTTGCTATCGAATGATACGTGCCGTATGAGAATTTTACAAAATAAACACCAGCACGCTGCATATCCACGTTATTTTTGATCGTAACTTTTTCAAGCGCTAAAGGCTCACCCGCTTTATCTTTCAGAAAAACGATATTATCTTCTGGCGACCATTTACCGCCTAGTTTCACAACAATATCTTTTACGTTTAGTTCTGTTTGATTTGGTTTGACTTCGATCGTTACTGTTTTGATTTGTCCATCCACTTCATAGCTCATTTTATATTTGCCTGAAGTGGAGGCTTCAGCACCGTAAAAAGTCTCAACCTTCGCTAATAGTGCTGCCGAAACAAGTAAGGCTGTTCCAAGTATGAGTGTTCTATTTTTCACTTACGGCACAGCCTCCTTAAAGCTTACTATACGCTAATTATCAATTGCGTGAAAAAATCTTGATTCTTCTTTTAGTTCACGTTTTACAGTCAATCTGGTCTTTTTCTTTTGAAGACGATCGTTCTCCATATACCAGCAAAAAGAATGATACTGAGTCCTAATGGATAGAATGATCGATTAAGTGTTTCACCTGTTTTAGGATAGGTGTTTTGACGATTTTGCGTTTGATTCTGTTTTGATTTTTCTTGTTTGACCGTCGTTTTTTCTCGTACGGTGATTTTTGCTTTTGCTATCAACTGTTTATCAGTTGCGTTATCAGCATTTGAAACTGACCTTTCACTTGTTTGCGTTTCTGTTTTTGAATCGGCCTTTGTTGTGTACGTTACAGTTGTTTCACCTTTCTTTTTGGTATCGACTGTTCCAATAACGTTGACTTTATCAAAGGAAATCGCTCTACCTTCTCTATCTGTTGCTGATACAAAATTATCACTTGCCTGCCACGAATCACCAACATAAATCGTTGAATCTTTCACAACTAAAGTAGACAGATCTTCTTTCACAGTGATTTTTGCGATTGCTTTTTGTGTTTCAAAGCTATATGTCACTTCGTAAATACCCGCTTTTGTTGTATCAACGGCTCCAAGAACATCAATCTCCTGCAACTGAATCGTCACGCCTTTTCCATTTGTCGCTGAGATAAAGTTATCGGCTGCCTGCCATGAATCCCCCACATAAATCGTCGAATCTTTCACTGCTAATGTCGCCTGATCTGTTACCACAAAAACGGTAATAGTTGTTTCCTTTGCACCATTTTGATACGTTACATCATAGGCACCTGGTGTTGTCGTATCAACCGTTCCTTTAGTCGTTATTTGATCGATGCTTAGTGCTTTTCCTGTCCGATCAGTGGCACTTAAAAAGTTATCAGCTGCTTGCCAAGACGTACCGACATAAATCGTTGAGTTTTTAGCATCAATACTTGTTTGATCTGCTAGAACAGTGATTTTAGCCGTTTGGGTTAAGCTTGGTGTGCTGTAAGTAACATCATAGACACCTGCTTTATTCGTATCCACCATTCCGGATACCTCTATTTCTTGAAACGGTATTTCTTTCCCTGCTTCATCTGTTGCTGAGATAAAGTTATCAGCTGCCTGCCATGAATCGCCCATATAGATCGTTGAATCTTTCACCTTTAATGTTGCTTGTTCTGCAATCACTGAAATAATAGCGACTGCTTCTTTTCCTTGATTTTTATACGTTACTTCATACTTTCCAACTGTACTAGTATCGACTGCTCCTGTAACGACAATTTGTTCAAAGTCGACGGGTGAGCCATTACTATCTACCGCACTAACAAAATTATCGATCGGCTCCCACGAAGCTCCTACTGAAATCGTTGAGTCTTTGACTTCTATGTCTGTTTGATCGATTTTCTCTTTTAGCGGAATATCAAATCGGTTCGACTCTTTTAATAATTTGATCGTTTTCCCGTTAAGGTACTCTTCAGCGATCGTATAACCTTCTGGAACCTTTGTCGCTTTTAGTGTATAGTCGCCTGACATAATACCATCAAAAGTGTACATAGCATTTTCATCAGTACGAAACTCTGATTGATTGCCAGTAACATTGTCTGTTAATTCAAATTGAACATCAGGAACATTTTCATCCGGCTGCATTTCTTTGAATGTATGGAAACTTGCTTTCGTTAAAAAGACAACGCCTTCTGCATCACCATCAGAAAATTTCAACACTATAGGAGCAGTCTCAACGGTTCTGCGTGTTTCAGCCATTTGCTGTAAGTTATCCGATTTTATGATTGTTTGAATGGAGATTTGTCCAGCGTTTTTCGAGATCGTATTGAATGTGATCGTAATATCTTTCGTCAAAGTATAATCAGTAAAAATAAGTTGGACACCAGTATTTGTTGATTCAACCTCGTATGCATCGCTCGGTACACCCTCTACCGAAATCGAATGTAGATCGATCGCTGCATTTGTTGTTCCTTTGGTGGTAATATCAAAGGTTGGGTTTTTGACTTTCCTTGTTTGATCATCAATATTTTTTGTTTTCACTTCATTTTTTGTAACATTTTTCAGTGTATCATGACTCGTTTGCGTTGCGGATAAAATTTCTGTTCCTTCATTTTTTACAGACACTGTCGCAGACATAAGTTGATTATTGTATAAAGGCTCAATTGTGCTGCCTGTCACATTGATCGTGTTTGTGTCGATCCAGCCATTCGCATATTGATAGTCGATGATATAGCGTTTGGAGGTCTTACCGAAATCAAATGTATACGTGTTATTGCTTTCATCAAATTCGATTTCTGGATAAGCCTCATCCTTCGTAGATAAAGGTCGATCTGAATATTGCCCGCGATCCCAGTACTGTGGATAGATCGACTCTACTTGATCATTCGATACATCATAAATGGAATAGACAACATCTGCTCCAACAGGAACTTTAGTTGTGACGACCAAAGAGTCAAAGGAATCATTTCTAGCATTGACCAAAAATTGATTTTTACTTGCTTGAAGCGTTCGCTCTGAATAGATTTTCCGATTGGTCTTAACTGTCGTGTGTACTGTTTCAAGCCCAGTTGCACCTAAACTTACTGGAATCGTATCTATCGGGATCGCAACATTTTTGGCTAAGCTGTCTGGAACATAATTAAAACCCAAATCAAAATTGAGGACACGCGTGATCGGTGTTGTAAATTTGACTACTGAACCAGTTGCTGTTTTCTCCACTGTATAATCGATATTTAAATGATAATAAGGAAAGATTTCTTTAGGTGCTCTTAATTGCAAATACTCCGGATGTTCAACATCGATAACTAAATTTTCGATCGGTTCACTTTGACTGCCTTGAATGCCCACAGTCGTACCACTCATATAGGCGCCATTTCCATCAAAATTTCCCCAAGCAGTTTCAGCATTATTAGGATTGATAATCGATAAGGGTTGAACAAACTGATCTGACATCAGCATGATTTCTTTATTCGCTGCTACAACAGGCGTACTGATCGCTAAGTCGATATCCTTTTGTTCAAAAGGAATTTTTAGTGTGCTTGCCTCAATCGTCAAAACACTTTCCTTGGTTGCGGTCAAAACTAATCGATTATTTTCTTTGCGTACATCAAAAAAATCATTGATCGATACTGGCTGATAATCGGCTGTTCTGGTTGAAAACTTGTACTCCCCAATATTTTGCCCATTTTTACTTTCTAAGACGATTTGTTGACCTACCTTTGTTTTCGTAGGTAAGTTGTAGATATAAACATAGTAATCTTCTTTCGCATAAAAATTAGCTCCCTGTAGGTGACCTAAAGTGCCTTCTTTGACCATCTTTTGGCTTGTACTTGATTTTGCAGTAAATTCAAAGCCTCCTCTGACCGCATTCGTTTGCTGTAAGCGAACGGAGCCTATTTTGGTGG from Enterococcus sp. 9D6_DIV0238 includes:
- a CDS encoding bacterial Ig-like domain-containing protein; translated protein: MKNRTLILGTALLVSAALLAKVETFYGAEASTSGKYKMSYEVDGQIKTVTIEVKPNQTELNVKDIVVKLGGKWSPEDNIVFLKDKAGEPLALEKVTIKNNVDMQRAGVYFVKFSYGTYHSIAKVVVQELPDFLHQEKMMIDHSPNDDKVKIVLNDELLEKESSPKKVSISGGADLSVFTSFGSMLSFLSGTLLYGTRRE
- a CDS encoding bacterial Ig-like domain-containing protein, with the translated sequence MKKRTLHLFMLVLLFTQSVGPALPVLAVTKEQTEISVQNDQSDDTTESSDLDGLTEKNTEQSLAETVDGTNPVEPKPILPEENPSATTLETEQPEDIINKSRAAETYEEKQIEDEILTGMTVTDMDGNEYSQTHPNRVLNTTPVTAKLNFVVEDKDYAPGSIYKVGLPEGLGYSDVSGEVANVGAKWSVDAQNKTLSITFEQRVTNTQFNLDLKSYVFSAQNPLVTVETPGQIKNHYAFDLYENVSPISYEQSHNNYGLAGTVYYNLDRTLSGSQTLELSMTDTPGAVFTNSSQEPLQVYSYDVAVDGTVLPETKQLLQKDVEYTVGADDLYQTSVTISNMDQQKAYALVIVRDLALESVSNYSYSFYNQYPTTKIGSVRLQQTNAVRGGFEFTAKSSTSQKMVKEGTLGHLQGANFYAKEDYYVYIYNLPTKTKVGQQIVLESKNGQNIGEYKFSTRTADYQPVSINDFFDVRKENNRLVLTATKESVLTIEASTLKIPFEQKDIDLAISTPVVAANKEIMLMSDQFVQPLSIINPNNAETAWGNFDGNGAYMSGTTVGIQGSQSEPIENLVIDVEHPEYLQLRAPKEIFPYYHLNIDYTVEKTATGSVVKFTTPITRVLNFDLGFNYVPDSLAKNVAIPIDTIPVSLGATGLETVHTTVKTNRKIYSERTLQASKNQFLVNARNDSFDSLVVTTKVPVGADVVYSIYDVSNDQVESIYPQYWDRGQYSDRPLSTKDEAYPEIEFDESNNTYTFDFGKTSKRYIIDYQYANGWIDTNTINVTGSTIEPLYNNQLMSATVSVKNEGTEILSATQTSHDTLKNVTKNEVKTKNIDDQTRKVKNPTFDITTKGTTNAAIDLHSISVEGVPSDAYEVESTNTGVQLIFTDYTLTKDITITFNTISKNAGQISIQTIIKSDNLQQMAETRRTVETAPIVLKFSDGDAEGVVFLTKASFHTFKEMQPDENVPDVQFELTDNVTGNQSEFRTDENAMYTFDGIMSGDYTLKATKVPEGYTIAEEYLNGKTIKLLKESNRFDIPLKEKIDQTDIEVKDSTISVGASWEPIDNFVSAVDSNGSPVDFEQIVVTGAVDTSTVGKYEVTYKNQGKEAVAIISVIAEQATLKVKDSTIYMGDSWQAADNFISATDEAGKEIPFQEIEVSGMVDTNKAGVYDVTYSTPSLTQTAKITVLADQTSIDAKNSTIYVGTSWQAADNFLSATDRTGKALSIDQITTKGTVDTTTPGAYDVTYQNGAKETTITVFVVTDQATLAVKDSTIYVGDSWQAADNFISATNGKGVTIQLQEIDVLGAVDTTKAGIYEVTYSFETQKAIAKITVKEDLSTLVVKDSTIYVGDSWQASDNFVSATDREGRAISFDKVNVIGTVDTKKKGETTVTYTTKADSKTETQTSERSVSNADNATDKQLIAKAKITVREKTTVKQEKSKQNQTQNRQNTYPKTGETLNRSFYPLGLSIILFAGIWRTIVFKRKRPD